From the genome of Geminocystis herdmanii PCC 6308, one region includes:
- a CDS encoding photosystem II protein Y codes for MDFDWRLLVVLLPLGVAGGWAVYNIGALAITQAQKFLKKQS; via the coding sequence ATGGATTTTGATTGGAGATTATTAGTTGTTCTATTACCTTTAGGAGTTGCTGGTGGTTGGGCAGTTTATAACATTGGTGCATTAGCTATCACTCAAGCACAAAAATTCTTAAAAAAACAAAGCTAA
- a CDS encoding 2Fe-2S iron-sulfur cluster-binding protein translates to MTNIYTVEIINEGKTYTLQVPEDQKILDVADRENVQIPNSCNAGVCTTCAAKIISGEVEQGEGMGLSPELQAEGYALLCVSYPRSNLKVETGKEDEVYDRQFGRAIDF, encoded by the coding sequence ATGACTAATATCTATACGGTAGAAATTATTAATGAAGGTAAAACTTATACTTTACAAGTACCTGAAGATCAAAAAATATTAGATGTAGCCGATCGAGAAAACGTACAAATACCTAATTCTTGCAATGCGGGAGTTTGTACGACTTGTGCCGCCAAGATTATTTCTGGAGAAGTTGAACAAGGAGAAGGCATGGGCTTATCTCCTGAGTTACAAGCCGAAGGTTACGCTTTATTGTGTGTGTCTTATCCTCGTTCTAATTTGAAAGTAGAGACAGGGAAGGAAGATGAAGTGTACGATCGACAATTTGGTAGAGCGATTGACTTTTAA
- a CDS encoding IS607 family transposase: MVYRPHEFAKLIGRSVSTLRRWDFEGRLVAKRTIGNQRYYDENDLQLALNLPTSLDERKTVVYCRVSSSGQKDDLNSQIKAMESFCLGGGIPVDEWITEIDGGLNFKRKKFLLIMKGIRLGEINHLIVAHKDRLVRFGFDFFEEYCQWYGCKLTVANQQSLSPEQEMVEDLLAIVQTFSCRLYGLRSYSKKLQEILTTDTLQSP, encoded by the coding sequence ATGGTTTATAGACCCCATGAATTTGCCAAATTAATTGGAAGATCGGTTTCAACCCTTAGAAGATGGGATTTTGAAGGAAGGTTAGTCGCAAAAAGAACCATTGGAAATCAACGTTATTACGATGAAAATGATTTACAATTAGCACTTAATCTTCCTACTTCTTTGGATGAAAGAAAAACTGTTGTTTATTGTCGAGTATCTTCATCAGGGCAAAAGGATGATTTAAACTCCCAAATTAAAGCGATGGAATCTTTTTGTTTAGGTGGTGGGATTCCAGTAGATGAGTGGATTACAGAAATCGACGGAGGATTAAACTTTAAGCGTAAAAAGTTTTTATTGATTATGAAAGGTATTAGACTGGGGGAAATTAATCATTTAATTGTCGCCCATAAAGACCGATTAGTTCGCTTTGGCTTCGACTTTTTTGAAGAATATTGTCAATGGTACGGCTGTAAATTAACCGTAGCAAATCAACAATCCTTATCTCCAGAACAAGAAATGGTAGAAGATTTGTTAGCTATTGTTCAGACTTTTTCTTGTCGTTTATACGGTTTAAGAAGCTACTCAAAAAAACTTCAAGAAATCTTAACAACTGATACTTTACAATCTCCCTAG
- a CDS encoding RNA-guided endonuclease InsQ/TnpB family protein, which yields MINHQEIKGSSSYKIDTIKKLFTNYTKKQPEYAWCNNLSSRVYQNAFRDLKTAYSRYFQGLGEQPVFKRKKDKQSFRVESSNGKVLLEAGKIIKIPTLGTFRLKEAIPFSCVSQTFTISKSADKWFVSFSIDGDRLPPRIHPVIEPVGIDLGCKTFATLSDGNVADLGMYEFKRQLTYKALWYANRVDIIDQWYPSSKKCSNCEQKKETLSLSDRLYTCDECGFECDRDLNASINLEKAPEEVIIEKIGWVTAELTSVDSIKPT from the coding sequence ATGATTAATCATCAGGAAATTAAGGGAAGTTCTAGCTATAAGATTGACACTATTAAAAAATTATTTACTAACTACACTAAGAAGCAACCAGAATATGCTTGGTGTAATAATCTTAGTTCTAGGGTATATCAAAATGCTTTTCGAGATTTGAAAACTGCCTATTCACGGTACTTTCAAGGGTTAGGGGAGCAACCTGTCTTTAAAAGGAAGAAAGATAAACAATCATTTAGAGTCGAGTCGAGTAATGGTAAAGTATTATTAGAAGCAGGAAAAATCATCAAAATACCAACTTTAGGTACTTTTAGATTGAAGGAGGCAATTCCTTTTTCTTGTGTTTCTCAAACTTTTACTATTAGTAAATCGGCGGATAAATGGTTTGTTAGTTTCTCTATTGATGGGGATAGATTACCACCGAGAATCCATCCCGTAATTGAACCTGTTGGCATTGACTTAGGCTGTAAAACTTTTGCGACTCTAAGTGATGGAAATGTAGCTGATTTGGGAATGTATGAGTTTAAACGTCAACTAACTTATAAAGCTCTGTGGTATGCTAATCGTGTTGATATAATCGATCAATGGTATCCATCGTCAAAAAAATGTAGTAATTGTGAGCAGAAAAAAGAAACTTTGTCTTTGTCTGACAGGCTATATACTTGTGATGAGTGTGGTTTTGAGTGTGATCGTGATTTGAATGCCTCGATCAACTTGGAAAAAGCACCTGAAGAAGTAATTATAGAAAAAATAGGTTGGGTTACAGCCGAATTAACGTCTGTGGACAGTATCAAGCCGACTTGA